TATCAGCTGTCTTCAAATCACTGGCTGCCTCCACCCATGAACATACCGAGTAGTCCAACAACTATACCGACTGCACCGACGATGACACCTATCAAGCCCATGTTGTAGGCATCGTTGATCTTTTTCGCTTGCTCGACCGTTGCCGCTTCGATGTCACTCATCCAGGGTTTGGAGTCGATCTTCTTAGAAAGATTGGCTATGCTCTGCTCGTTCTGCGCCACTCTCTGGCTCAGGCTCGTCATCTGACCCGCGAGAGTACCAACGTTACCCTCGAGCACGCTCACTTTCTTCGCAACACTCGCAGCGTCTGCGACGTCTTTCTTCAACTTCTCGACGTCTGTCGCAAGCGATGCAACCTGGCCTTCGAGCAGGGACAATCTCGCATCGAGCTGACGAGCCGTGGTATCGAGAGCTTTCCTGAGCCCATCCACGTCGGAAGCGACCTTCGCTTCGAGGGCAGCGACTCTGGCTTCGAGATCGCTGAAGCTCTTCCTCAAAGTTGAAAGTGCCTGAAGGTTCGATTCCAGACTGTCAACTCTCTTGGACAGAGCTGTCAGGTCAGCCTTCGTGCTGTCGATGGATCTTGACAGGGCATCGATCCTTGAGGAAAGATTGTTGAACTTTCCATCGAATTCGTTCAGCTTTGCGTTGATCGAATCGATGGAGCCTTTCAACTGTGACATGACCTGCGCGGAGATCTGTGCCTGCAAGTCGGAAACGTTTTTCTCGATCGCGGCGACTTTCGAAGAGAGCTGGTTGTACATCGTCATCATCTTGTTTTCGGAAGCGGCGATCATCGTGGGTAGATCCCTTCTCACCTGGGATATCTCAACGATCGTGGACTTCAAGCTGGAGATTTCAGCCAGAACAGTCTGAAGCGTCTGATCCGTTGCCGCGATCTGTTCCCCTTGCTTCTGTGTTCTGTTCAGCGCGGTGCTGACGAGATCTTCCAGTGCCGAGATCCTCTTAAGCGCGGTCTGCAAATCTGCTGGTCCCGCAACAAGCTGCTTCGTGAGATAATCCATCATCTTTTTCAGTGCGACCGCTACCTGATAGCGCGTCATCGGGTTGTTACCCTGGAAGGTTCCATCCGGCATACCTGAGATGATCCCAAGTTTTGCCAGCTCCGTCACGGCTTCGTATGCCCAGTGGTTCACGGGTACATCCGAAAATGCCTGTGCCAGAATCAAGGTTGCAATGAGAGCCATGACCAAAACGAGCGCTTTTTTCATCTACCTCACCTCCAAACCTTTCTTTTCTTGAACTATATTACCACGACCCTGGGACAAAGTTTAGACTCGTGTTAGTCGAGATGTTCGAACAGATCTCGAAAAGGTCCAGTCTACATGGCGAAGGAGATGATCCTATGAAGGTCGGGCTGGTGCTCAGCTTAGTTTTTCTTAGTTCTTTCTT
Above is a window of Thermotoga sp. Ku-13t DNA encoding:
- a CDS encoding S-layer homology domain-containing protein; amino-acid sequence: MKKALVLVMALIATLILAQAFSDVPVNHWAYEAVTELAKLGIISGMPDGTFQGNNPMTRYQVAVALKKMMDYLTKQLVAGPADLQTALKRISALEDLVSTALNRTQKQGEQIAATDQTLQTVLAEISSLKSTIVEISQVRRDLPTMIAASENKMMTMYNQLSSKVAAIEKNVSDLQAQISAQVMSQLKGSIDSINAKLNEFDGKFNNLSSRIDALSRSIDSTKADLTALSKRVDSLESNLQALSTLRKSFSDLEARVAALEAKVASDVDGLRKALDTTARQLDARLSLLEGQVASLATDVEKLKKDVADAASVAKKVSVLEGNVGTLAGQMTSLSQRVAQNEQSIANLSKKIDSKPWMSDIEAATVEQAKKINDAYNMGLIGVIVGAVGIVVGLLGMFMGGGSQ